A genome region from Solanum pennellii chromosome 12, SPENNV200 includes the following:
- the LOC107006051 gene encoding uncharacterized protein LOC107006051 — MVEITEAFAGSDAAEATPLLSNLKPNPNPNPPNRTRSVKTKVPEVEVHLYRRGKGPIDVFKANLGGWDQDQLDVREFLDKYGFKSVYAFKPETGRGVPIRFNPRNGRSIITYRDGSTIYIDGEPKDSLVKPITRILVGVAVVAILIVSLVIRDPPAWAKKFNLSDGRVPPWLLACAFVAFTRMRKRTRDFMESRRK; from the exons ATGGTGGAGATCACAGAAGCTTTCGCCGGCAGCGACGCCGCCGAAGCGACTCCACTGTTATCGAATCTAAAACCTAACCCGAATCCGAACCCGCCAAACCGGACTAGATCCGTAAAGACGAAGGTCCCGGAGGTGGAGGTCCACCTGTACCGACGTGGCAAGGGTCCCATCGACGTATTCAAGGCAAACCTTGGTGGGTGGGACCAGGATCAGCTTGATGTTAGGGAATTTCTCGACAAATACGGGTTCAAATCGGTTTATGCATTCAAGCCGGAAACGGGTCGGGGCGTTCCGATCCGGTTTAATCCACGTAATGGAAGATCGATTATTACTTATCGAGATGGATCCACCATTTACATTGATGGAGAACCTAAG GACTCGTTGGTGAAACCTATAACCAGAATACTGGTCGGGGTTGCTGTTGTTGCCATACTTATAGTATCACTGGTGATAAGAGACCCTCCAGCGTGGGCGAAAAAGTTTAATCTCTCTGATGGTCGTGTCCCTCCATGGCTTCTGGCTTGTGCATTTGTTGCCTTCACGCGTATGAGGAAGAGAACTAGAGATTTCATGGAAAGTCGTCGAAAATAA